From a single Mycolicibacterium moriokaense genomic region:
- a CDS encoding PE family protein, translating into MTLRVVPEGLMAASAAVEALTARLAAAHAAAAPLVTAVVPPAADAVSLQTAASMSVHGAQHSTMAALGVEELGRSGVGVGQSGTSYATGDAMAASSYLIAGS; encoded by the coding sequence ATGACCTTGCGCGTGGTTCCGGAGGGCCTCATGGCGGCCAGTGCCGCAGTCGAGGCGCTGACCGCCCGGTTGGCCGCCGCACACGCGGCCGCCGCACCTCTCGTCACCGCCGTCGTGCCGCCCGCCGCCGACGCGGTCTCGCTACAGACGGCCGCGAGCATGAGTGTGCATGGGGCGCAACACAGCACGATGGCCGCGCTGGGTGTCGAGGAGCTCGGACGTTCCGGCGTCGGGGTCGGCCAGTCGGGTACCAGCTATGCCACCGGTGACGCGATGGCCGCATCGTCCTACCTGATCGCCGGTAGCTGA
- the eccCa gene encoding type VII secretion protein EccCa — translation MSRLIFEARRRIAPPTPRKGTITIEPPPELPRLVPPSLLRRVLPYLIVILIVGMIVALVATGMRLISPTTLFFPFVLLLAATALYRGTDNKMRTEEIDAERADYLRYLSVVRDNVRAHAAEQRAALEWSHPDPALLVEVPGTRRQWERDPHDSDFLVVRTGLHDAPLGATLRVKDSADEVDLEPVSHTTLRGLLDVQRTVRAAPSSIDLTKVSRITVLGEPDDVRGALRAWISQAVAWHDPAVLGVALVSPDFEGDDWSWLKWLPHTDIPGAVDGAGPARYLAGDVAQLRSVLDPTLDDRTPFGSAEEVSAKHLLIVVDDPEADPNTLVPRAGLSGVTLIHHIAEPPHRDQYPDPERPILRVADGKLERWTGGWAPYVDHADRLDVATARHIARRLSRWDSNPTHARSSNAGVATFSTLLGIPDAAALDVASLWAPRSRADELRVPIGVTSTGEPLIFDLKDEAEGGMGPHGLMIGMTGSGKSQTLMSILLSLLTTHSADRLIVIYADFKGEAGADIFRDFPQVVAVISNMAEKRSLADRFADTLRGEVARREQLLMEAGRRVQGSAFNSVLEYEAAIAAGHDLPPLPTLLVVADEFSLMLADHPEYADLFDYVARKGRSFRIHILFASQTLDVGRIKDIDKNTSYRIGLKVASPAVSRQIIGVEDAFHIEAGPEHKGEGYLVPTPGAMPVKFRSTYVDGIYDPPRVEKSVVVHSVPVPQLFTAGHVDAPADTVTPVEPAAHEDRTPRKLVATIGDQLRHYGPKAPELWLPPLDEPVALDELLARADVPERQWQWPLGEIDRPFAMRRDPLIFDATSAAANVLIHGGPKSGKTTALQTFILSAAALHSPRDVTFYCLDYGGGQLGPLADLAHVGSVASPLEPERIRRTFGELEQLLRARQERGHSTNGDRERDEYGEVFLVIDNLYAFSRDNTDTFNTRNPLLAKVTELVNIGMSYGIHVVITTPNWLEVPLAMRDGLGLRLELKLADARDSNVRVTGALRRPAEAVPADQPGRGLTMAAEHFLFAEPSLRDIAVINARHRGVSAPPVRLLPLELAPSAVAPLYPAPERVVIGQREEDLAVVSLGFDDNPLLMVFGDAKSGKTTLLRHVIRTIREHSTPDRVAFTVVDRRLHLVDEPLFPDNEYTPNIDRITPAMLGLSALLEKRRPPAGLSPQELSGWNYRTNGNAHTHYLIVDDVDQIPDAPAVSGPYVGQRPWTSIIGLLSQASELGLRVIVTARATGSAHALMTAPLLRRLNELQASILMLSGNPQDSGKIRGHRFRRLPAGRAMLLDDGDAPTFLQLVNPFADAVADSTGNRGREFD, via the coding sequence GTGAGCCGGCTCATCTTCGAGGCGCGTCGCCGCATCGCGCCACCGACCCCGCGCAAGGGCACCATCACCATCGAACCGCCACCCGAGTTGCCCCGGTTGGTGCCGCCGTCCTTGCTGCGGCGGGTGCTGCCGTACCTGATTGTCATCCTGATCGTCGGCATGATCGTGGCCCTGGTCGCCACCGGGATGCGGTTGATCTCACCGACGACCCTGTTCTTTCCGTTCGTGCTGCTGCTGGCCGCGACCGCGCTGTACCGCGGCACCGACAACAAGATGCGCACCGAGGAGATCGACGCCGAGCGGGCCGACTACCTGCGCTACCTGTCGGTCGTGCGCGACAACGTCCGCGCGCACGCCGCCGAGCAGCGGGCGGCGCTGGAATGGTCGCATCCGGATCCGGCACTGCTGGTCGAGGTGCCGGGGACCCGGCGGCAGTGGGAGCGCGACCCCCACGACAGCGACTTCCTTGTAGTGCGAACGGGTTTGCACGATGCGCCGTTGGGCGCCACGTTGCGGGTGAAGGACAGCGCCGACGAGGTGGACCTCGAACCCGTGTCCCACACGACGCTGCGCGGACTGCTCGATGTGCAGCGCACCGTGCGTGCGGCGCCGTCGAGCATCGACTTGACCAAGGTCTCGCGGATCACCGTCCTTGGTGAGCCCGACGACGTCCGCGGCGCGCTGCGTGCGTGGATCAGCCAGGCCGTCGCATGGCACGACCCCGCGGTCCTCGGTGTCGCTCTGGTGTCCCCGGACTTCGAGGGCGACGACTGGTCATGGCTGAAGTGGTTGCCGCACACCGACATCCCCGGTGCTGTCGACGGCGCGGGTCCCGCTCGCTACCTTGCGGGTGACGTTGCACAGCTGCGGTCGGTGCTTGACCCCACCCTCGATGACCGCACACCGTTCGGCTCCGCCGAGGAGGTCAGCGCCAAACATCTGCTGATCGTCGTCGACGACCCTGAGGCCGACCCGAACACCTTGGTGCCGCGCGCGGGGCTGTCCGGCGTGACGCTGATTCACCACATCGCCGAGCCGCCGCACCGCGACCAATACCCCGACCCGGAGCGACCCATCCTGCGTGTCGCCGACGGGAAACTCGAACGTTGGACCGGTGGCTGGGCCCCCTATGTCGACCACGCCGATCGGCTCGATGTCGCGACCGCCCGTCACATCGCGCGGCGGCTGTCGCGCTGGGATTCCAACCCCACCCATGCCCGCTCGAGCAATGCGGGGGTGGCGACGTTCTCGACGCTGCTCGGCATCCCGGACGCCGCGGCGCTGGATGTGGCCAGTCTGTGGGCGCCGCGGTCGCGCGCCGACGAGCTGCGCGTGCCCATCGGGGTGACGTCGACCGGCGAACCGCTGATCTTCGACCTCAAGGACGAGGCCGAGGGCGGGATGGGGCCTCATGGCCTGATGATCGGCATGACCGGTTCCGGTAAGTCGCAGACCCTGATGTCGATCCTGTTGTCGCTGTTGACCACTCACTCGGCGGACCGGCTCATCGTCATCTACGCCGACTTCAAGGGTGAGGCAGGCGCGGACATCTTCCGCGACTTCCCCCAGGTGGTCGCGGTCATCTCGAACATGGCCGAGAAGCGTTCGCTCGCAGACCGCTTCGCCGACACTCTGCGCGGCGAAGTGGCGCGCCGTGAGCAGCTGCTGATGGAGGCGGGCCGCCGGGTACAGGGCAGCGCCTTCAACTCCGTGCTCGAGTACGAGGCCGCGATCGCCGCAGGCCACGACCTGCCGCCGTTGCCGACCCTGCTCGTCGTCGCCGACGAGTTCTCCCTGATGCTGGCCGACCATCCCGAGTACGCCGACCTGTTTGACTACGTGGCGCGCAAGGGCCGGTCGTTCCGCATCCACATCCTGTTCGCGTCGCAGACTCTCGATGTCGGCCGTATCAAGGACATCGACAAGAACACCTCGTACCGCATCGGGCTGAAGGTGGCCAGTCCGGCCGTCAGCCGCCAGATCATCGGTGTCGAGGACGCCTTCCACATCGAGGCCGGCCCCGAGCACAAGGGCGAGGGCTACCTGGTGCCGACCCCGGGCGCCATGCCGGTGAAATTCCGCAGTACGTACGTCGACGGCATCTACGATCCACCTCGGGTCGAGAAGTCCGTTGTGGTGCATTCAGTTCCGGTTCCGCAGCTGTTCACCGCCGGGCATGTCGACGCTCCCGCCGACACGGTCACACCCGTGGAGCCGGCAGCGCACGAGGACCGTACGCCGCGCAAGCTCGTCGCCACGATCGGTGACCAGCTTCGGCATTACGGTCCGAAGGCACCGGAGCTGTGGCTGCCCCCGTTGGACGAGCCGGTGGCGCTCGACGAGCTGCTGGCCCGCGCCGATGTGCCCGAGCGTCAGTGGCAGTGGCCGCTGGGCGAGATCGACCGTCCGTTCGCGATGCGGCGCGATCCGCTCATCTTCGATGCAACCTCCGCCGCGGCCAACGTGCTGATTCACGGTGGTCCGAAGTCGGGCAAGACGACGGCGTTGCAGACGTTCATCCTGTCGGCCGCTGCGCTGCACTCACCTCGCGATGTCACCTTCTACTGCCTGGACTACGGCGGCGGTCAGCTGGGCCCGCTTGCCGACCTCGCACACGTCGGCAGCGTCGCGTCCCCGCTGGAACCCGAGCGGATCCGGCGCACGTTCGGCGAACTCGAGCAGCTGCTGCGGGCCCGTCAGGAACGCGGTCACTCCACCAACGGCGACCGGGAACGCGACGAGTACGGCGAAGTGTTTTTGGTCATCGACAACCTGTATGCGTTCAGTCGCGATAACACCGACACCTTCAACACCCGAAATCCGCTGCTGGCCAAGGTCACCGAGCTGGTCAATATCGGCATGTCCTACGGCATCCACGTGGTCATCACCACGCCGAACTGGCTCGAGGTGCCGTTGGCGATGCGCGACGGGCTGGGCCTGCGGCTCGAGCTCAAGCTGGCCGATGCGCGGGACAGCAACGTGCGGGTGACGGGTGCACTGCGCAGGCCCGCCGAGGCGGTGCCCGCCGACCAGCCGGGTCGCGGGCTGACGATGGCCGCCGAACACTTCCTGTTCGCCGAGCCGTCACTGCGCGACATCGCGGTCATCAACGCGCGCCACCGGGGCGTCAGCGCCCCGCCGGTACGGCTGCTGCCGCTGGAGTTGGCGCCGAGCGCGGTGGCGCCGCTGTACCCGGCGCCGGAGCGGGTGGTCATCGGCCAGCGCGAGGAGGATCTCGCCGTGGTGTCGTTGGGCTTCGACGACAACCCGCTACTGATGGTGTTCGGCGACGCCAAGTCTGGCAAGACGACGTTGCTGCGTCATGTGATTCGCACGATCCGCGAGCATTCGACCCCGGACCGCGTGGCGTTCACGGTCGTTGACCGGCGTCTGCACCTCGTCGACGAACCGCTGTTCCCGGACAACGAGTACACGCCGAACATCGACCGGATCACCCCGGCGATGCTGGGACTGTCCGCGCTATTGGAGAAGCGGCGCCCCCCTGCAGGTCTGAGTCCTCAGGAGCTCAGCGGCTGGAACTACCGAACGAACGGGAACGCCCACACCCACTACCTGATCGTCGACGACGTCGACCAGATCCCCGACGCCCCCGCCGTCAGCGGTCCCTACGTCGGGCAACGGCCGTGGACGAGCATCATCGGGCTGCTGTCACAGGCCAGCGAGCTGGGGCTGCGCGTCATCGTCACCGCGCGGGCGACCGGTTCGGCCCACGCCCTGATGACGGCGCCGCTCCTGCGTCGGCTCAACGAGTTGCAGGCGTCGATCCTCATGTTGTCCGGCAATCCGCAGGACAGCGGCAAGATCCGCGGCCACCGATTCCGCAGGCTGCCCGCCGGTCGCGCGATGTTGCTCGACGACGGCGATGCCCCGACGTTTCTGCAACTTGTCAACCCGTTCGCCGATGCCGTCGCCGACAGCACCGGAAACAGAGGAAGGGAGTTCGACTGA